One region of Mucilaginibacter gotjawali genomic DNA includes:
- a CDS encoding type II toxin-antitoxin system VapC family toxin, with the protein MGQGYLIDSNVVIGYLDSKLPPDGMEIMHSIIDDIPKISVITKIEVLRFNTTPESYRILQDFVSESIILDLNGIVVDNTISICKSRKIKLPDAIIAATAFVNDITLITRNISDFKGINGLKLLNPWDLPAKQA; encoded by the coding sequence GTGGGACAGGGATATTTAATAGACTCCAATGTTGTTATCGGTTATTTGGACAGCAAATTACCGCCAGACGGAATGGAAATAATGCATTCCATAATTGATGACATCCCTAAAATTTCTGTAATTACTAAAATTGAGGTTTTGAGATTTAATACAACACCTGAATCCTATAGGATTCTTCAGGATTTTGTAAGCGAAAGCATAATCCTTGATTTGAACGGGATTGTTGTCGATAACACCATTTCTATTTGTAAATCACGTAAAATTAAACTACCTGATGCCATTATCGCGGCAACCGCGTTCGTAAATGACATCACGTTGATAACCCGGAATATTTCTGATTTTAAAGGAATAAATGGTCTGAAATTACTAAACCCATGGGATTTACCGGCTAAGCAAGCATAA
- a CDS encoding metallophosphoesterase: protein MDTCRYLFFHAIATLTSNQFILWGYWLFDLLIALGFAVVIRQRRTNRPPGNSIAWLMALTLLVFVPKIFASPLLLLEDIIRAFRHFPPHSIWVSELAVLITAFVFLSLLYGMTGGRHRYKVHRLTLKFPDLPNAFDGFTITQLSDIHAGSFTSKKGVEKGVSLVNEQNSDLILFTGDLVNNVASEMDPWIDTFAKLKAPFGKYSVLGNHDYGDYTRWESEAAQAANLVRLKKVHKEIGFKLLLNDAVQVKKDGGSIALIGVENWGKGGFHKYGSLTKAAANVTDDEFKILMSHDPSHWEAKTLEHDKHINLSLAGHTHGMQFGIELFGFQWSPVKYVYPQWAGLYEKKGKYLYVNRGFGFLGFKGRLGIWPEITVITLKKG from the coding sequence TTGGATACTTGCCGATATTTATTTTTTCACGCTATTGCTACCTTAACGAGTAATCAATTTATTTTATGGGGATACTGGCTGTTTGATCTGCTGATCGCCTTAGGATTTGCTGTAGTGATCAGGCAGCGCAGGACTAACCGGCCGCCGGGAAATTCAATTGCATGGTTAATGGCTCTAACCTTGCTGGTTTTTGTTCCTAAAATTTTCGCCTCGCCTTTATTATTGCTGGAGGATATTATCAGGGCGTTCCGGCACTTTCCGCCCCATAGTATCTGGGTTAGTGAACTGGCCGTATTAATTACCGCTTTCGTGTTTTTAAGTTTACTTTACGGTATGACGGGCGGGCGGCACCGCTATAAAGTACACCGGCTTACGCTAAAATTCCCTGACCTTCCGAACGCGTTTGATGGCTTTACAATAACCCAATTATCAGACATCCATGCAGGCAGTTTTACCAGCAAAAAGGGTGTTGAAAAAGGCGTATCCCTTGTTAACGAGCAAAACAGCGACCTGATATTATTTACCGGCGACCTGGTTAACAATGTGGCCAGCGAAATGGATCCATGGATAGATACCTTCGCTAAACTGAAAGCACCTTTCGGCAAATATTCAGTTTTAGGTAACCATGATTACGGCGACTATACCCGCTGGGAAAGCGAAGCTGCACAAGCCGCCAACCTGGTTCGCCTGAAAAAAGTACACAAAGAGATTGGCTTTAAGCTTTTGCTGAATGATGCGGTACAGGTAAAAAAAGATGGCGGTTCAATTGCGTTGATAGGAGTAGAGAACTGGGGGAAAGGTGGATTCCACAAATATGGTAGTTTAACCAAAGCTGCTGCAAATGTTACTGATGATGAATTTAAGATCCTGATGTCGCATGATCCTTCGCATTGGGAAGCAAAGACCCTTGAACATGATAAACACATCAACCTGTCGCTGGCCGGGCATACACACGGCATGCAGTTCGGTATCGAGCTGTTTGGCTTTCAATGGAGCCCGGTGAAATACGTTTACCCGCAATGGGCCGGTCTTTACGAAAAGAAGGGCAAATACCTTTATGTAAACCGAGGCTTTGGCTTTTTAGGGTTTAAAGGCAGGCTGGGTATCTGGCCGGAAATTACGGTGATCACTTTAAAGAAAGGTTAA
- a CDS encoding C1 family peptidase, giving the protein MKHKKGWIKDKPDSRDFKYGAVNQTINVLPTKVDLRPHCPPVYNQGQYNSCTGNAIGGAFEYEMIKQGITDFTPARLFIYYNERVEEGDVTADSGAQIRTGMKIVNTLGVCNETLWPYDANDLKTKPTDECYQDALNNVVTQYLSLSNDLAQLKTCLYNGSPFVMGIILHSSFDNGMVAQTGYASVPAPGEPVVGGHAVLAVGYNDKEQYFIVRNSWGPDWGDAGYFYLPYGYVANSSLASDFWAIQVVK; this is encoded by the coding sequence ATGAAACACAAAAAAGGATGGATAAAAGACAAACCCGATAGCAGGGATTTTAAATATGGGGCTGTTAACCAGACGATAAATGTTTTGCCAACCAAAGTGGACTTACGGCCGCACTGCCCGCCGGTTTATAACCAGGGGCAATACAACTCTTGTACAGGTAACGCCATAGGCGGGGCTTTTGAATACGAAATGATTAAACAGGGTATTACCGACTTTACGCCGGCAAGATTGTTTATTTATTATAATGAACGTGTTGAAGAGGGCGATGTTACCGCAGATAGCGGGGCACAAATACGAACCGGGATGAAAATTGTAAATACGCTGGGCGTGTGTAATGAAACACTATGGCCCTATGATGCTAACGATCTGAAAACGAAGCCAACAGATGAATGCTACCAGGATGCCTTAAATAATGTCGTGACCCAATATTTGTCATTAAGTAACGATTTAGCGCAGTTAAAAACCTGTTTATATAACGGCAGCCCATTTGTGATGGGGATTATCCTGCATTCAAGCTTTGATAACGGGATGGTAGCACAAACAGGCTATGCTTCGGTGCCGGCGCCAGGCGAACCGGTTGTAGGTGGACATGCTGTGCTGGCCGTTGGCTATAATGATAAAGAACAGTACTTTATTGTCCGTAACAGCTGGGGACCCGATTGGGGCGACGCCGGCTACTTTTATTTGCCTTATGGTTATGTAGCAAATAGTAGCCTTGCAAGTGACTTTTGGGCGATACAAGTGGTTAAATAG
- a CDS encoding site-specific integrase: protein MDFIFKPKPEAKPDFKHDVITFFDKIIEDSKSGKRLISTGKNKGSRYSRNSIKNYGIALSALQRYMKYSKINALNFEDINKDFYEDFRFYCYSVEQKEKSTFAGYIKDIKTVMSESNTTGFNTKDFVMPSYEADTLYLNADQINKISALDLSDKTKFFKAVKGKEVVNINYSVLDKVRDLFLIGSYTGLRFSDYSTLEPSNINGNFINIKQIKTGGRVTIPIMSRLHPVLNKYPGELPTMSNQKFNDYIKYVSELAGLTELITVKNTKGNTDNESIKPLYSLVTSHCCRRSYATNMFKAGIPPMLIMSATGHKTETSFLKYIRATNDDKAKLLSEALQKLGL, encoded by the coding sequence TTGGATTTTATTTTTAAGCCAAAACCTGAAGCCAAACCTGATTTTAAACATGACGTAATTACATTTTTTGATAAAATCATCGAAGATAGCAAAAGCGGTAAACGGCTAATTTCAACCGGCAAAAACAAGGGTAGTAGGTATTCCCGAAATTCCATTAAAAACTACGGCATAGCTTTATCGGCGCTTCAGCGGTACATGAAATATTCGAAAATTAACGCCTTGAACTTTGAAGATATAAACAAAGATTTTTATGAAGATTTTAGATTTTATTGTTATTCGGTCGAGCAAAAAGAGAAATCAACATTTGCTGGCTATATCAAAGATATTAAAACCGTAATGAGCGAAAGCAATACTACAGGGTTCAATACTAAAGACTTTGTGATGCCTTCGTATGAAGCTGACACTTTGTATTTAAACGCCGATCAGATAAACAAAATATCTGCTTTAGATTTATCAGATAAAACGAAATTCTTTAAAGCTGTAAAAGGGAAAGAAGTTGTAAATATTAACTACTCTGTTTTAGATAAAGTCAGGGATTTGTTTTTAATTGGTTCATATACAGGGCTGCGATTCAGTGATTATAGCACGTTGGAGCCTTCAAATATTAACGGAAATTTTATCAATATCAAGCAAATTAAAACAGGGGGCCGGGTAACCATTCCGATCATGAGCCGCCTACACCCCGTGTTAAATAAATACCCAGGTGAGTTGCCTACTATGTCTAATCAAAAATTTAACGACTACATTAAATATGTTTCAGAATTAGCGGGCTTGACTGAACTAATAACAGTAAAAAACACAAAAGGCAATACCGATAATGAGAGCATCAAGCCTCTTTATAGCTTAGTCACAAGCCATTGCTGCCGCCGCAGCTATGCGACCAACATGTTTAAAGCTGGCATCCCCCCGATGCTTATAATGAGTGCAACCGGCCATAAGACGGAAACCAGCTTTTTGAAGTATATAAGAGCTACAAATGATGATAAAGCAAAGTTGCTATCAGAGGCGTTGCAAAAGTTAGGACTATAG
- a CDS encoding gliding motility-associated C-terminal domain-containing protein, with the protein MKVFFLALVLLCFCCITTNAQGTFCPPPNIGFESGTFNGWSCDTGRVDSLGHLSLISCQPAPGRQTIIDANYYPQIDPFGKFPTLCPYGGSHSIKLGNQDTSKRAESISYTFTVPEGANKYSITFYYAVVIQNPPHLNFQQPRFTVKTYNLTDNTFITCSSFDFIASDTLSQSGFKHSDTVLNKRRPATVYYKDWAPATINLQGCAGKQVKLEFATNDCTLGGHFGYAYLDVAEDCSSPIVGNSYCSTQTSMALTAPGGYGNYKWYTPDLSQLVHVGQVYSISPPPEDGTKYAVIMEPFEGYGCRETLYTTVSENKAAFIFKTADTLWGCEKTGVDLTLPSVTAGSSSDLQLSYFTDMYGLNYLYKPQKILTSGTYYIKAVNREGCISVQPVNVVVANPVITVVDPPSVTYPVTVDLSSTFTRQNNAVYEYFKDAAATNIVADYQHIAHSGTYYIKGTNKSGCITIKPVNVTVFPPPPPVVKAANTFTPNNDGINDYFSLTITGFGSFGSVRIYNRYGQLTFESKSQDILWDGKFRGLPAATGTYYWIFEGTNTYYNTKVTESGFITLLR; encoded by the coding sequence ATGAAAGTATTTTTCCTCGCGCTTGTCTTACTTTGTTTTTGCTGCATAACAACAAATGCACAAGGGACCTTTTGCCCGCCACCGAATATTGGTTTTGAAAGCGGTACCTTCAATGGATGGAGCTGCGATACAGGGAGGGTTGATTCATTAGGACACTTATCGCTTATTTCATGCCAGCCTGCACCAGGACGGCAAACGATAATTGATGCTAATTATTACCCGCAAATTGATCCGTTTGGCAAATTCCCTACTTTGTGCCCTTACGGCGGCAGTCACTCCATTAAATTGGGTAACCAGGATACCAGTAAAAGGGCCGAAAGCATTTCATATACATTTACGGTGCCCGAAGGTGCCAATAAATATAGTATCACTTTTTACTATGCTGTAGTAATACAAAACCCACCGCACCTTAACTTTCAGCAACCCAGGTTTACTGTAAAAACATATAACCTTACTGATAATACTTTCATTACCTGTTCTTCTTTTGATTTTATTGCCTCTGATACCTTATCGCAGTCCGGCTTTAAGCACTCCGATACCGTTTTAAACAAGCGAAGACCGGCAACGGTATATTATAAAGACTGGGCTCCGGCTACTATAAACCTTCAGGGTTGTGCAGGTAAACAGGTGAAGCTGGAGTTTGCGACGAATGACTGCACTCTCGGAGGTCACTTTGGGTATGCTTACCTTGATGTAGCAGAAGATTGCTCTTCGCCAATTGTCGGGAATTCCTATTGCAGTACGCAAACATCCATGGCTTTAACCGCACCCGGAGGCTATGGCAATTATAAGTGGTACACTCCTGACCTGTCGCAACTAGTACACGTAGGCCAGGTGTATAGCATTTCGCCGCCGCCTGAAGATGGCACCAAATATGCCGTTATTATGGAGCCGTTTGAGGGCTACGGTTGCAGGGAAACCTTATATACCACTGTAAGCGAAAACAAGGCGGCTTTTATTTTTAAAACGGCCGATACTTTATGGGGGTGTGAAAAAACCGGCGTTGACCTAACGCTGCCATCTGTTACGGCCGGCAGCAGCAGCGATCTGCAGTTAAGTTATTTTACGGATATGTACGGCTTGAATTACCTGTACAAACCACAAAAAATATTAACCAGCGGCACCTATTATATCAAAGCAGTAAACCGCGAAGGCTGTATCAGCGTGCAGCCTGTTAATGTAGTGGTTGCTAACCCGGTTATAACTGTTGTTGATCCACCGTCTGTAACTTACCCGGTTACCGTGGATCTTTCCTCAACTTTTACCCGCCAGAATAACGCGGTTTACGAATATTTTAAAGATGCGGCCGCAACGAATATAGTTGCAGATTACCAGCACATAGCCCATAGCGGTACCTATTATATTAAAGGGACAAATAAATCGGGGTGTATTACTATAAAACCGGTAAACGTTACTGTGTTTCCGCCACCGCCGCCGGTGGTGAAGGCCGCAAATACTTTTACACCAAATAATGACGGTATTAACGACTACTTTTCATTAACCATAACTGGTTTTGGCTCATTTGGTTCGGTAAGGATTTACAACCGCTACGGCCAGCTTACTTTCGAATCAAAATCACAGGATATTTTATGGGATGGAAAATTCAGGGGGCTACCCGCTGCAACCGGAACCTATTATTGGATATTTGAGGGAACAAACACCTATTATAATACCAAAGTAACCGAGTCAGGATTTATTACCTTGCTAAGGTAA
- a CDS encoding gluconokinase: protein MEYVLGIDIGTGSVKAVAVDPDGKSFTERQQHYGFNSPNPGYHEQDPGDIWKAFKEVVGEIILKTGAQPLAVGLSSAMHSLIAVDEDCNALAPMITWADNRSSVIAQRLRATPEGMAIYTATGTPLHAMSPLCKLIWLRENNPDIYSKAQKFIGIKEFIWHKLFNEFVIDYSIASSTGLFDIVNFEWYPDALKMAGINDKLLSRPVPANYTEKYKVSLPDTGLFMPGTPVTIAASDGCCANLGSMADKPGVAAITIGTSGAVRVASNKPLPNEAAMTFSYILDDQTYICGGPINNGGIAIQWWLKNFSGPDLSTAEYEVAFEQIAAIPAGANGLIFLPYLTGERAPIWDSESCGVFFGVKLQHTKDHFSRAVLEGICFALKDVLDAVQQNSEPIIQVNISGGFVKSEVWVKLLADITWKNLAIVQSDDASAVGAAFIAMKACGLSQNYPAPLLSQMRFVKPDPENAAVYAKQFEIYRQLYHDLKPTMHQVHQ, encoded by the coding sequence ATGGAATACGTTTTAGGTATTGATATAGGTACGGGCAGTGTAAAAGCTGTAGCAGTTGATCCGGATGGTAAATCTTTTACCGAACGCCAGCAGCATTACGGATTCAATTCGCCCAACCCCGGCTATCATGAACAAGATCCAGGCGATATCTGGAAGGCTTTTAAAGAGGTCGTTGGCGAGATCATCCTTAAAACCGGCGCACAGCCCCTGGCCGTTGGCCTAAGCAGCGCCATGCACAGTTTGATAGCGGTGGATGAAGACTGCAATGCCCTTGCGCCTATGATCACCTGGGCGGATAACAGGAGTTCAGTCATCGCCCAAAGGCTAAGGGCAACGCCTGAGGGGATGGCGATTTATACAGCTACGGGCACCCCGCTACATGCCATGTCGCCGCTTTGTAAGCTCATTTGGTTAAGAGAAAATAACCCGGACATCTACAGTAAGGCTCAAAAATTTATTGGTATTAAAGAATTTATCTGGCACAAGCTTTTTAACGAATTTGTTATTGACTATTCCATCGCATCAAGTACCGGTTTATTTGATATTGTGAACTTTGAATGGTACCCTGATGCACTTAAAATGGCCGGGATTAACGACAAATTGCTTTCACGCCCCGTGCCCGCCAATTATACTGAAAAATACAAGGTCAGTTTGCCCGATACAGGTTTGTTTATGCCCGGTACACCGGTAACCATAGCGGCAAGCGACGGCTGTTGTGCTAACCTGGGCAGTATGGCCGATAAGCCAGGAGTAGCTGCAATCACTATCGGTACCAGCGGTGCTGTAAGGGTGGCCAGCAATAAGCCCCTACCCAACGAGGCTGCCATGACCTTCAGTTATATTCTCGACGACCAAACCTATATCTGCGGCGGCCCTATTAATAATGGCGGCATAGCCATACAATGGTGGCTCAAAAACTTTTCAGGCCCAGACCTTTCTACTGCTGAATACGAGGTGGCTTTTGAACAGATTGCTGCAATACCCGCCGGAGCCAATGGATTAATATTTTTACCCTACCTTACCGGAGAACGTGCCCCGATATGGGATAGCGAGAGCTGCGGCGTATTTTTCGGTGTAAAATTGCAACATACCAAAGATCACTTTTCCAGAGCTGTGTTGGAGGGCATCTGCTTTGCACTGAAAGACGTACTGGACGCTGTTCAGCAAAATTCAGAACCAATCATACAGGTAAATATCAGCGGCGGCTTTGTTAAAAGCGAAGTTTGGGTAAAGCTGCTGGCGGATATTACATGGAAAAACCTGGCCATTGTGCAATCTGATGATGCCTCGGCCGTTGGCGCCGCTTTTATTGCCATGAAAGCTTGCGGGTTATCTCAAAATTATCCAGCGCCCCTCCTGTCTCAGATGCGGTTCGTCAAACCAGATCCTGAAAATGCGGCGGTATATGCAAAACAATTTGAAATATACCGGCAGCTATACCATGATTTAAAGCCGACCATGCATCAGGTTCATCAATAA
- a CDS encoding 3-keto-disaccharide hydrolase encodes MKNLPVSGVLPVPRFLRVQIILLMAVFSAFTALGQAHISSGLAKDPDVVGRWDITMDKGGKSIPSWLEVQRSGTHTLIGRFTYAFGSARPISEVKPSGNKFSFSIPPQWEEGNRNMDFEFEVNGDQIKGTMVYTDGVSYNWTGVRAPKMAREKAPVWGTPVKLFNGKNTKGWHTDGDNQWIAQNGVLRSPHSGANLITDRTFSDFKLHIEFRYPQGSNSGIYLRGRYECQIIDTKSGNPEPINNQFSSIYGFLPPNKMMAKDPGQWQSYDITLVGRLVTVVANGTTVICNAEIPGITGGAINSREGEPGPILIQGDHGPIDFRNIVITPAK; translated from the coding sequence ATGAAAAACTTACCTGTAAGCGGCGTATTGCCGGTTCCCCGTTTTTTAAGGGTACAAATCATTTTATTAATGGCTGTTTTTTCAGCATTCACCGCATTGGGGCAAGCCCATATATCATCAGGACTGGCAAAGGACCCCGACGTGGTTGGACGATGGGATATTACGATGGACAAAGGCGGTAAAAGCATCCCTTCGTGGCTTGAGGTGCAGAGATCTGGCACCCATACGCTCATTGGCCGTTTTACCTATGCATTTGGCAGCGCACGGCCTATTTCCGAGGTTAAGCCCAGCGGTAATAAATTTAGTTTTTCTATCCCGCCGCAATGGGAAGAAGGAAACAGGAATATGGATTTTGAATTTGAAGTCAACGGCGACCAGATCAAGGGCACCATGGTTTATACCGATGGCGTTTCGTATAACTGGACAGGAGTAAGGGCCCCAAAAATGGCAAGGGAAAAAGCGCCTGTTTGGGGCACACCTGTCAAATTATTCAACGGTAAGAACACCAAAGGGTGGCATACTGACGGTGATAACCAATGGATTGCTCAAAACGGTGTTTTAAGAAGCCCGCATTCAGGCGCCAACCTGATCACCGATAGAACTTTTAGTGATTTTAAATTGCATATCGAATTCAGGTACCCGCAGGGCAGCAATAGCGGCATTTACCTGCGCGGCAGATACGAGTGCCAGATCATCGACACCAAGAGTGGCAACCCCGAACCGATCAATAACCAATTTAGTTCGATATACGGCTTTTTGCCGCCCAACAAAATGATGGCGAAAGATCCCGGTCAATGGCAAAGCTATGATATTACCCTGGTGGGCAGGTTGGTAACCGTAGTTGCTAATGGAACTACCGTAATATGCAATGCCGAAATACCAGGCATTACCGGCGGAGCCATCAACAGCAGGGAAGGCGAGCCAGGCCCGATATTGATCCAGGGTGACCACGGGCCGATTGATTTCAGGAATATTGTGATTACGCCGGCGAAATAG
- a CDS encoding phytanoyl-CoA dioxygenase family protein, producing MQPTDLPITPSTETGKLNVMHLKRYWNKSILKREGKLPQGSFHDEWTIDTTLLKILGLGLEQTMTFVFRESPSFEQFENWITTVSGNPDAEKIKQFNQLIIGSNIAKNEYETENGVLTADELAFWDKNGYVIIREAISKADSDAAVNVICRHLDIDRYDSNTWYKVHPSKQGIMIQLFQHPLLDKNRNSPKIRRAYEQLWNRTDLWVNTDRVGFNPPENEYYHFPGPRLHWDSSIKQPMPFGTQGILYLADTAANQGAFTLVPGFQNVIGDWLNKLPQGADPRKQDLYALGPMPIAANAGDFILWHHALPHGSSPNTSSLPRFVQYINYEPFGHKETAEWL from the coding sequence GTGCAACCAACGGATTTACCTATTACCCCATCAACCGAAACCGGGAAACTAAATGTAATGCATTTAAAGCGTTACTGGAATAAATCCATTTTAAAAAGAGAAGGCAAACTGCCGCAAGGCTCATTTCATGATGAATGGACAATAGATACTACTTTATTGAAAATACTTGGGCTGGGGCTTGAGCAAACAATGACGTTCGTTTTTCGTGAAAGCCCTTCATTTGAACAGTTTGAAAACTGGATAACCACGGTTAGCGGTAACCCCGACGCGGAAAAAATAAAGCAGTTTAACCAGCTGATTATCGGCAGTAATATCGCAAAAAACGAATATGAAACTGAAAATGGTGTACTAACTGCTGACGAACTGGCTTTTTGGGACAAAAATGGCTATGTAATTATCAGGGAAGCCATAAGCAAAGCGGATAGCGACGCGGCTGTAAATGTAATTTGCCGGCATCTTGATATTGACAGATACGATTCAAATACATGGTATAAGGTTCATCCTTCAAAACAGGGGATAATGATACAGCTTTTTCAACACCCCTTGCTTGATAAGAATCGCAATTCGCCAAAGATCCGGAGGGCTTATGAACAATTATGGAATAGGACCGACCTTTGGGTAAATACCGACAGGGTTGGTTTTAATCCGCCCGAGAACGAATATTACCATTTCCCCGGGCCGCGGCTCCATTGGGATTCGAGTATCAAGCAACCTATGCCATTTGGGACACAGGGAATTTTGTACCTGGCTGATACGGCAGCCAACCAGGGAGCGTTTACATTGGTGCCGGGTTTTCAGAACGTGATTGGCGACTGGTTAAATAAGCTGCCCCAGGGAGCAGATCCGCGTAAGCAGGACCTTTACGCTTTAGGGCCGATGCCAATTGCAGCAAACGCGGGTGACTTTATCCTGTGGCACCATGCGCTGCCCCATGGAAGCAGCCCAAATACTTCGTCACTCCCGCGGTTTGTGCAATATATTAACTATGAGCCGTTCGGTCATAAAGAAACCGCTGAATGGCTCTGA
- a CDS encoding endonuclease/exonuclease/phosphatase family protein, with protein sequence MKLVTWNMQGSNHSTENKWNTGVMNFFSNGADVCCLQECGAVPQSALIVYQNYCGIANLQYWTWGAERALKYILFYPADPNGNRCNLAIVSRTEPVSGTIVYPGAAPIWRPALGFQYNATHFIFSLHAISPGGPDVVGLLNAINAVAGNPGQTWEAAGDFNREPATVATAFTICPPDADTYSVNNPNKRIDYAVKINGAVVVGFVQGPIMSDHYSVAYTF encoded by the coding sequence ATGAAATTAGTTACGTGGAACATGCAAGGCTCAAATCACAGCACTGAAAATAAGTGGAATACAGGCGTGATGAATTTTTTTTCGAATGGCGCCGATGTTTGCTGCCTGCAGGAATGTGGTGCAGTGCCGCAGTCGGCTTTAATTGTTTATCAAAACTATTGTGGTATTGCCAATTTGCAGTATTGGACATGGGGTGCAGAACGCGCCTTAAAATACATCTTATTTTACCCGGCAGACCCAAACGGCAATCGCTGCAATTTAGCTATTGTGTCGCGTACAGAACCCGTTTCAGGCACAATCGTATACCCTGGGGCAGCGCCTATATGGCGGCCCGCTTTAGGTTTTCAGTATAACGCCACCCATTTTATTTTCAGTTTGCACGCCATTAGCCCCGGAGGACCAGATGTGGTGGGTTTGTTAAATGCAATAAATGCTGTTGCAGGCAACCCTGGTCAAACCTGGGAAGCAGCAGGTGATTTTAACCGTGAGCCGGCAACCGTAGCCACTGCATTTACAATTTGCCCGCCTGATGCCGATACCTATAGTGTAAATAACCCCAATAAAAGGATAGATTATGCAGTTAAAATTAACGGGGCTGTGGTTGTCGGCTTCGTACAGGGGCCAATTATGTCAGATCATTATTCGGTGGCCTATACATTTTAA
- a CDS encoding helix-turn-helix domain-containing protein yields MQVITMSHQDVKELVQNVVNLTIQNLKLENQLPSENLIASQDQRFDSKGLSDYLGCTPQTICVYKKRGVFPFYQTGRTIYFKKSEVDAALASNRKGLKHA; encoded by the coding sequence ATGCAAGTTATCACAATGTCGCATCAGGACGTTAAAGAACTCGTTCAAAACGTAGTTAATTTGACAATCCAAAACCTCAAATTAGAAAATCAGTTACCTTCCGAAAATCTAATTGCAAGTCAAGATCAGCGCTTTGACAGCAAGGGCCTGTCTGATTACCTGGGGTGTACCCCACAAACAATCTGCGTTTATAAGAAACGCGGCGTATTTCCTTTTTATCAAACTGGCCGAACTATTTACTTCAAAAAATCAGAAGTTGACGCTGCTTTAGCAAGTAATCGGAAAGGGTTAAAACATGCTTAA
- a CDS encoding GNAT family N-acetyltransferase, which translates to MSIRQATENDVDAIWEIFKLVVQSGDTFAFAPDTGIAEMQKIWFAPGMNTFVAEENGKITGSYFIKPNQPGLGSHIANCGYMVDPVDRGKGIAGQMCTHSIGIAKALGYKGMQYNLVVSTNLKAVKLWRKCGFNIIGTIPGGFNHQEFGYVDAYIMFRPID; encoded by the coding sequence ATGAGCATAAGGCAAGCCACTGAAAATGATGTCGACGCAATCTGGGAAATTTTTAAACTAGTTGTTCAATCCGGCGATACTTTTGCATTTGCCCCTGATACAGGTATTGCAGAGATGCAAAAAATATGGTTTGCACCCGGCATGAACACTTTTGTTGCTGAAGAGAACGGAAAAATAACCGGATCGTATTTTATCAAACCCAATCAGCCGGGCTTGGGTTCACACATTGCTAACTGCGGTTATATGGTTGACCCGGTAGACAGGGGCAAAGGCATAGCAGGCCAAATGTGCACACATTCAATAGGAATAGCAAAAGCGCTTGGGTACAAAGGGATGCAATATAACCTGGTAGTAAGCACTAATTTAAAAGCAGTAAAACTTTGGAGAAAATGCGGCTTTAACATAATCGGCACAATTCCTGGCGGGTTTAATCACCAGGAATTTGGGTATGTGGATGCCTATATCATGTTTCGCCCGATAGACTGA